From one Geoalkalibacter halelectricus genomic stretch:
- a CDS encoding YgaP family membrane protein, giving the protein MMHNVCSRTERIIRTLLGIALLGLLFMLPNPIGYLGLVGVVLIASAAMRYCPISHLLGVNTCKMKETHS; this is encoded by the coding sequence ATGATGCACAACGTGTGTTCGCGAACCGAACGAATCATCCGCACCCTGCTCGGCATTGCTCTCCTTGGGTTGCTGTTCATGCTGCCCAACCCCATCGGCTATCTCGGCCTGGTCGGGGTGGTTCTCATCGCCAGTGCCGCGATGCGCTACTGTCCCATCAGCCACCTGTTGGGGGTTAATACCTGCAAAATGAAAGAAACCCATAGTTGA
- a CDS encoding PilZ domain-containing protein, translated as MLGKTQPIAEERPPANRRKNLRKPLLVLRARLDDGRKAFFGYAKNISCSGMFIASVNPRQPGEQFDVELTLPAPLNLVVSCTCEVVWRRSYSRRSDLDPGMGLRFLNFSEDIAQAIDDWVARDDSSK; from the coding sequence ATGCTCGGCAAGACTCAACCGATCGCCGAGGAGCGGCCCCCGGCGAACCGCCGTAAAAACCTGCGCAAGCCCCTACTGGTGCTGCGTGCGCGGCTCGACGACGGACGCAAGGCGTTTTTCGGCTACGCCAAAAACATTAGTTGCAGCGGAATGTTCATCGCTTCGGTCAATCCCCGCCAACCCGGCGAACAATTTGATGTCGAGCTGACCTTGCCCGCGCCTCTCAACCTGGTGGTGTCCTGCACCTGCGAGGTGGTCTGGCGGCGCAGCTACAGCCGTCGCTCCGATCTCGACCCGGGCATGGGGCTGCGCTTTCTCAATTTTTCCGAAGACATCGCCCAAGCGATCGATGATTGGGTGGCGCGGGACGATTCGTCAAAATAA
- a CDS encoding glycosyltransferase, producing MEKYLRTRGVREPWGISGTVRHDFRGAVVIPALAESAALPRTLDALAANPQPWLERILVLVVVNNRPNAPEALRRDNRRTLEMLRAARDLWPQVSLGWVDAASPGQELPEQEGVGLARKIGLDLALERLDWAGRPVLVSLDADTLVQQNYLQAVVEHFHWSAAGAAVLPFAHQTAQTPAAQEAITLYELYLRHYVLGLTLAGSPYAYHSIGSALACRACAYAAVGGMNRRHAGEDFYFLQQLAKTVGVTQLRGTLVQPSPRVSARTPFGTGPSVAALQAGAATTVRFYALPAFEILKSWLDVVQGGVQDAEALLAGAARLGPPLEDFLRRRGFASVWNNLCRQHGGHQGRLLAAFHQWFDGLKTRQLLGELCDKQGLWGDPWDLLPPLLSRAGLKSDGDLGAYLAVLRQQQNFPVR from the coding sequence GTGGAAAAATACCTCCGCACCCGCGGGGTGCGTGAACCCTGGGGAATTTCCGGAACGGTGCGCCATGATTTCCGCGGCGCCGTGGTGATCCCGGCCTTGGCGGAAAGCGCGGCCTTGCCGCGGACCCTCGACGCCCTGGCAGCCAACCCCCAACCCTGGTTGGAACGCATCCTGGTGCTGGTGGTGGTCAACAACCGCCCGAACGCGCCCGAGGCGCTGCGCCGCGACAACCGGAGAACCCTGGAGATGCTGCGCGCCGCCCGGGATCTGTGGCCGCAAGTGTCTCTGGGGTGGGTTGACGCCGCCTCACCCGGGCAGGAACTGCCCGAGCAGGAGGGGGTGGGTTTGGCGCGCAAAATCGGCTTGGATCTGGCCCTGGAGCGGCTGGATTGGGCGGGGCGGCCCGTTCTCGTTTCCCTGGACGCCGATACCCTGGTGCAGCAAAATTATCTGCAGGCCGTCGTTGAGCATTTTCACTGGAGCGCGGCCGGTGCCGCGGTCCTGCCCTTTGCTCACCAGACGGCACAGACGCCCGCCGCTCAGGAAGCCATCACCCTTTATGAACTCTACCTGCGGCACTACGTTCTGGGATTGACTCTTGCCGGTTCGCCCTATGCCTACCACAGCATCGGCAGCGCCCTGGCCTGTCGCGCCTGTGCCTATGCAGCCGTCGGCGGCATGAATCGGCGCCATGCCGGCGAGGATTTCTACTTTCTGCAGCAGTTGGCCAAAACCGTCGGCGTAACGCAACTGCGTGGCACCCTGGTGCAGCCTTCGCCGCGCGTATCCGCGCGCACGCCTTTTGGCACCGGTCCCAGCGTGGCGGCATTGCAGGCCGGTGCCGCCACGACCGTGCGCTTTTACGCCCTGCCGGCCTTCGAGATCCTCAAGTCCTGGCTGGATGTGGTGCAAGGCGGCGTCCAGGATGCCGAGGCCCTGCTCGCCGGCGCCGCGCGCCTGGGCCCGCCGCTGGAAGATTTTCTGCGCCGACGAGGGTTTGCGTCGGTCTGGAACAATCTCTGCCGTCAGCACGGGGGCCACCAGGGACGCCTGCTTGCTGCTTTTCATCAATGGTTCGACGGGCTCAAGACGCGCCAGTTGCTCGGTGAACTCTGTGACAAACAGGGGTTGTGGGGCGACCCCTGGGATCTCCTGCCGCCGCTTCTGTCTCGCGCGGGCCTGAAAAGTGACGGAGATCTTGGCGCTTATCTTGCTGTTTTGCGTCAGCAGCAGAATTTTCCCGTGCGCTGA
- a CDS encoding hydroxyacylglutathione hydrolase family protein produces the protein MSLEVVQIPAGRMDNFSYLVVCPRTRRALAVDPSLAPENLLAEVSKRDLRVETLVNTHGHGDHTGGNAEVLRATGARLAAHPLDLPDADIALEEGSRLAVGEGMVEVLHTPGHSPGSITLFTGADLITGDTLFVTFVGRADLAGSNPEDLYRSLRRLASFPPHTRIYPGHDYGPRPVSTIGFELEHNPYLKCPDLAAFLKLRMG, from the coding sequence ATGAGCTTGGAGGTCGTCCAGATTCCCGCCGGGCGCATGGATAATTTTTCCTACCTGGTGGTCTGCCCGCGCACCCGGCGCGCCCTGGCCGTTGATCCGTCCCTCGCCCCGGAGAATTTGCTGGCCGAGGTCAGCAAGCGCGACCTGCGGGTGGAAACCCTGGTCAACACCCACGGCCACGGCGACCACACCGGCGGCAACGCCGAGGTGCTGCGCGCCACCGGGGCGCGGCTGGCCGCACACCCCCTGGATCTGCCCGACGCCGATATCGCCCTGGAGGAGGGCAGCCGGCTCGCGGTGGGGGAAGGCATGGTCGAAGTGCTTCACACCCCGGGCCACTCCCCCGGTTCCATCACCCTGTTCACCGGCGCGGACCTCATCACCGGGGACACCCTGTTCGTCACCTTTGTCGGGCGCGCCGATCTCGCCGGCAGCAACCCCGAGGATCTTTATCGCAGCCTGCGGCGCCTGGCGTCCTTTCCTCCCCACACCCGGATTTATCCCGGCCACGATTACGGGCCGCGGCCCGTCTCGACCATCGGCTTCGAGCTGGAGCACAACCCCTACCTTAAATGCCCCGACCTGGCAGCCTTTCTCAAGCTGCGCATGGGGTGA